One region of Oryza glaberrima chromosome 7, OglaRS2, whole genome shotgun sequence genomic DNA includes:
- the LOC127779696 gene encoding pentatricopeptide repeat-containing protein At2g41720, protein MSSAPPPPRSPAATPDAAAPASPARTRVVRAPPRPPRPRRAHPGAAPPGWAERRPAVSVDYDRGRREARAEVEGVGAASLPARHRLRVEGSRWQRDWKVSEAAARVLALPRAEARAVDAVLNCWAGRFARRNFPLLIREITLSGNLQHAVHVFRWMKNQDKYCARNDIYGMMIRLYARHNQVDQARGLFFEMQEWRCKPDADIYNSLIHAHSRAGQWRWAINIMEDMLRAAIPPTRTTYNNVINACGAAGNWKKALELCKKMTENGVGPDLVTHNIVLSALKNGAQYSKAISYFEIMKGANVTSDTFTLNIIIHCLVKIGQCGEAIKLFNSMRERRTKCPPDVVTYTSIMHSYCIYGQVENCKAIFDLMVAEGVKPNIVAYNSLLGAYASRGMHREALAIFNLIKKNGLRPDIVSYTSLLNAYGRSAQPEKAREVFNKMKKNSCKPNKVSYNALIDAYGSAGMLKEAVGLLHEMEKDGIQPDVVSISTLLAACGRCRQITRIETILEAARSRGIDLNTVAYNSGIKSYLSFGDYEKALELYTSMRESNVKPDAVTYNILISGSSKLGKYTESLRFFEDMVDSKVSSTKEVYSSLIYSYIKQGKLSEAESTFSSMKKSGCFPDVLTYTTLIQAYNAGGGWKRAWDLFKEMEVNGIPPDAIICSSLMEAFNKGGEPERVLQLMEFMKKKSIPLNQKSYFEIIASCTMIRDWKTASEMIEYLDSSLSSISVGTLNHVLNFLGKCGKTENMMKLFYKMVTSCSTVGLSTYAVVLRNLLVVGKWRKYIEVLQWMEDSGVHPTLYMFQNVLPYIWRENGIDFAATMQEKISSLRDKQT, encoded by the exons ATGTCTtccgctccgccgcccccgcggtCGCCGGCTGCGAcgcccgacgcggcggcgccagcgtcACCGGCCCGGACGCGCGTGGTCCGCGCGcccccacggccgccgcggccgcggcgggcgcacccgggcgccgcgccgccggggtGGGCGGAGCGCCGCCCCGCCGTGTCCGTGGACTACGACCGGGGCCGGCGCGAGGCCCGCGCCGAGGTGGAGGGCGTGGGCGCCGCTTCGctccccgcgcgccaccgcctgcgCGTGGAGGGGAGCCGGTGGCAGCGGGACTGGAAGGTGTCggaggccgccgcgcgcgtGCTCGCGCTCCCGCGCGCCGAGGcccgcgccgtcgacgccgtgcTCAACTGCTGGGCCGGCCGCTTCGCCCGCCGCAACTTCCCTCTCCTTATCCGC GAGATCACACTTTCTGGGAATTTACAGCATGCTGTCCATGTGTTCCGCTGGATGAAAAATCAGGATAAATACTGTGCTCGTAACGACATTTATGGCATGATGATACGACTATATGCGAGGCATAACCAGGTTGATCAGGCACGTGGCCTGTTCTTTGAGATGCAGGAATGGCG GTGTAAACCTGATGCTGATATATACAACTCCCTCATCCATGCTCATTCTCGAGCTGGTCAATGGCGTTGGGCCATCAACATTATGGAAGATATGCTTCGTGCTGCT ATACCTCCTACCCGGACTACatataataatgtgataaaTGCATGTGGGGCTGCTGGTAACTGGAAAAAAGCTTTAGAACTGTGTAAGAAAATGACAGAAAATGGTGTGGGACCAGATTTGGTTACACACAACATTGTCTTGTCTGCTCTCAAGAATGGAGCTCAGTACTCAAAAGCAATATCTTATTTTGAAATAATGAAAGGAGCAAATGTCACCTCTGATACTTTCACGTTAAATATTATCATCCATTGCCTTGTAAAGATTGGACAGTGTGGGGAAGCTATTAAATTGTTTAACTCAATGAGGGAGAGAAGAACCAAATGTCCTCCAGATGTTGTTACATATACTAGCATCATGCATTCTTATTGTATTTATGGGCAAGTTGAAAATTGCAAAGCAATCTTTGATTTGATGGTTGCTGAAGGAGTGAAGCCTAATATTGTAGCATATAATTCGCTTTTGGGTGCATATGCCTCACGAGGTATGCATAGAGAGGCCTTGGcaatttttaatttaataaaGAAAAATGGGTTACGACCTGATATAGTTTCGTATACCTCCTTACTGAATGCATATGGTAGATCTGCACAGCCTGAGAAGGCTAGGGAGGTCTTTAACAAGATGAAGAAGAACTCATGCAAACCAAATAAAGTCAGTTACAATGCACTTATTGATGCCTATGGGTCTGCGGGAATGTTGAAGGAAGCTGTTGGCTTGCTGCATGAAATGGAGAAAGATGGCATTCAGCCAGATGTTGTTTCCATAAGTACTCTGTTGGCTGCCTGCGGTCGCTGCAGGCAGATAACAAGAATTGAGACAATTCTTGAAGCAGCTAGGTCCCGAGGTATTGATCTAAATACAGTTGCTTACAACTCCGGCATTAAAAGTTATTTAAGTTTTGGAGATTATGAGAAAGCTTTGGAGTTGTATACATCAATGAGGGAGAGCAATGTGAAACCAGATGCTGTAACCTACAATATACTCATCAGTGGATCTAGTAAATTGGGGAAGTATACGGAATCTTTGAGATTTTTTGAGGACATGGTGGACTCCAAGGTTTCTTCAACCAAGGAGGTTTACTCTTCATTGATTTATTCATATATCAAACAG GGAAAACTATCTGAAGCAGAATCTACTTTCAGTTCTATGAAAAAATCAGGCTGTTTTCCTGATGTTTTGACATATACTACATTGATCCAAGCCTATAATGCTGGTG GGGGTTGGAAGAGAGCTTGGGACCTGTTCAAAGAGATGGAAGTAAATGGTATTCCACCAGATGCCATTATATGCTCATCTCTCATGGAAGCATTCAATAAGGGTGGCGAACCTGAAAGAGTCCTTCAATTGATGGAATTCATGAAGAAAAAATCCATCCCGTTGAACCAAAAATCTTATTTTGAGATAATAGCTTCATGCACCAT GATACGTGACTGGAAAACAGCAAGTGAGATGATTGAATATTTGGATTCTTCGCTCTCATCCATTTCTGTTGGAACACTAAACcatgttttaaattttcttgGAAAATGTGGGAAGACAGAGAACATGATGAAG CTGTTTTACAAGATGGTGACTTCATGTTCTACTGTGGGTCTTTCTACTTATGCGGTTGTTCTTAGAAATCTCCTAGTTGTTGGgaaatggagaaagtatatTGAG GTTTTGCAGTGGATGGAGGACTCTGGAGTTCATCCAACACTATATATGTTTCAAAATGTCCTTCCCTATATCTGGAGAGAAAATGGCATAGATTTTGCTGCTACTATGCAAGAAAAAATAA GTTCATTGAGAGACAAGCAAACGTGA
- the LOC127780574 gene encoding protein PXR1-like, whose protein sequence is MSQVGSAPETMDLETENRLASLLLEEARRLQAEADREGVHAYLRKPNVRHRPNSRFLTATVRGVQQANRVVEVNEMWRAREKELELESKMKRSRGLGDARGEKCKSDLRNQSSSPRVEEEGIAYNSSYSDQEDGLGDDDIEKFLHSRVKRGRGAVGSRMDEPGPYLNVASRSQENEPNADTRVEEKWERRVQGPEKPLSLRSSSLDDYWRREALDGEPSSPELHKKKEKKEKSSEKKDRKERRKKKDKKKSKHRHHHHHKSRQRE, encoded by the exons atgtcccaagttggatccgcccctgagaCGATGGATCTGGAGACGGAGAATCGTCTTGCTTCTCTACTTCTtgaggaggcgaggaggttgCAGGCGGAGGCTGACAGGGAAGGTGTTCACGCATATCTGCGAAAGCCCAATGTAAGGCACCGTCCGAATTCGCGCTTCCTTACGGCCACAGTTCGTGGAGTTCAGCAAG CGAACCGTGTTGTGGAGGTCAATGAAATGTGGCGTGCCAGAGAGAAGGAACTTGAACTGGAGTCTAAGATGAAAAGGAGTAGAGGTCTTGGTGACGCCAGAGGTGAAAAATGCAAAAGTGACTTGAGAAACCAGAGTTCCAGTCCAAGGGTTGAAGAAGAAGGCATAGCTTATAACAGTTCATATTCGGATCAGGAGGATGGTCTAGGGGACGATGACATTGAGAAGTTTCTTCATTCGAG GGTGAAGCGAGGTCGAGGGGCCGTTGGTTCTAGGATGGATGAGCCTGGTCCATACCTTAATGTTGCATCTCGTAGTCAAGAGAACGAACCTAATGCTGATACTCGGGTGGAAGAAAAATGGGAACGAAGAGTACAAGGCCCGGAGAAACCACTGTCCTTGAGATCAAGTTCACTTGATGACTATTGGCGTAGGGAAGCACTAGATGGAGAACCTTCCAGCCCTGAACTCcacaagaaaaaagagaagaaggaaaagagtTCAGAGAAAAAGGACaggaaagagagaaggaagaaaaaagacAAGAAGAAATCTAagcatcgccaccaccaccatcacaaaAGTCGGCAAAGGGAGTGA
- the LOC127778367 gene encoding alpha-amylase inhibitor 5-like encodes MASKKSKLSVSVVLALVALVVVVGAVVAAAAGGEDQYYGGGARAADGCEPGQGVVPKDPLPGCRAYLLRRCGGGDPPGVRARCCHQLREVAPRCRCDALRAMVEVLVEEEEAPPACKKGAMAAIAEGLPGRDECDLDTRAGADDGGSRRCHLVIN; translated from the coding sequence ATGGCGTCGAAGAAGAGCAAGCTCTCGGTGTCGGTGGTGCTGGCGCTGGtggcgctggtggtggtggtcggcgccgtcgtcgcggcggcggccggcggcgaggatcagtactacggcggcggcgcgcgcgcggcggatgGGTGCGAGCCGGGGCAGGGCGTGGTGCCGAAGGACCCGCTGCCGGGGTGCCGGGCGTACCTgctgcggcggtgcggcggcggcgacccgccGGGGGTGCGGGCGCGGTGCTGCCACCAGCTGAGGGAGGtggcgccgcgctgccgctgcGACGCGCTGCGCGCCATGGTGGAGGTGctggtcgaggaggaggaggcgccgccggcgtgcaAGAAGGGGGCCAtggccgccatcgccgagggGCTCCCGGGGCGCGACGAGTGCGACCTCGAcacgcgcgccggcgccgacgacggcggatCGCGCCGTTGCCACTTGGTGATTAACTGA